GTCAGGCAGCGTGTTGTCGGCGCGTTGGTATTGGTGGCACTGGCCGTAATCTTTCTGCCCTCATTGCTCGATCGCGAGGGCGCGCGCTACATCGATATTACCTCACAGATTCCAGAGCCCCCGGATATTCAGCCCATTGCCATCGCAGAGCCGGAGCCCGTGGTTGATGTGGCACCGGCTCCGCCAGTCAACGAGGTATTTCAGCCGGAATTCAAAGAGCAATTCGGCCCGGCACCGGACCCGGATGCGCCGCTGGCGGCAGCTGAATCCGATAACCTCGAGCCTGTGACTTCCGGGTCCGATAGCAAGCCCTCTGAAGCCACGACGCGGGTTCAAACAGAAACTGCCGAGGAACCCACTTCGTTACCGAAGCCGGACGCTCAGCAGAAGGCCAAGAAGGCCGAGGTCTCCACCGCAAAAGAAACCCGTCTGGACGCCGCGGGGCTTCCGGAGGGATGGGTGGTACAGGTGGCGGCTTATAGCAAGGAGGCCAGCGCAGACCGGATGCGGGACAAGCTGCTCGACGCCGGCTTCCGCGCCTATACCCGGGCGGTAGAGACGCCCAAAGGGCGCTTTGTGCGTGTCTTCGTGGGCCCAAAACTGGAGCGTGCAGATGCCGAGTCAGAAAAGCGTCGTCTGGATCAATTGCTCAAGACCGAAACGCTGGTGCTGCGCTACAAAGCTTGAGGGCTTAGCGGGTCGCCTCGATATCGCCTCTGAAAAACCTGCGCAGACCATACTATACAGGGGGCGGGAATGGGGTTCGGGGCCCTGTGTACCGGGGGATCCCGGGGCAGGAGTGCAAACTGTCTGGTCGCGAAAGGTTCAGCCTAATTCATATGGATTGAGTGAACGGCTTCACGCGCCCCGGTCGGTAAGTTAGAATGCGCGCTCTTCGCGGCGGCCGCTGCGTAGCAGGTAGGGTTGAATGAACTGGGCTGACTGGACCATTCTGGCAATCATCGCCATTTCCACGCTGATCGGCTTGGGCCGGGGATTTGTGCGCGAAGTGCTATCGCTCCTCACGTGGGTGGCGGCATTCGTGGTGGCGATGATGTTCCGCGACCAGCTGGCACCACTGCTTTCCAACCTTGTCGATACACCTTCTCTACAGGCCATCGCCGCCTTTGCCATTCTGTTCATTTTTACCCTGCTGGCAGGCGCCGGCCTGAATATGACACTGTCTGCGTTTGTGGAAGCCACCGGGCTTTCCGGCACGGATCGGGTATTGGGTATGGTGTTCGGATTGTTTCGCGGTTGCATCATCGTACTTGCGTTACTGATTTTTGCGCCGGCGCTGGCGCCGGTCAATGAGGATGGCTGGTGGCAGGAATCGTCGCTGATTCCGCATTTTCTCGGATTTGAGGATCGCGCACGCGAAGCGGCCGGTGCGATCAAGGAATTCTTCGCAGGAAAAATTGAATGATCCCTGGGTTGCAGGAGGCAGCGCTAGATCACCATGACCATCTCACAATGACTGGGGTTAACTGAAGTATGTGTGGCATCGTTGGAATCGTCGGTAAGAGTGACGTCAATCTACAGTTGTACGACGCGCTCACCCTGTTGCAGCACCGGGGCCAGGATGCCGCGGGCATCGTCACCTGTGATGGTGACCGCCTGAATCAGCAAAAGGCCAATGGCCTGGTGCGGGATGTGTTCCGCGCGCGGCACATGCAGCGCCTGACAGGTAATTTCGGTATCGGCCATGTGCGTTACCCCACCGCCGGTAGCTCCGGCCCCGCACTGGCGCAACCGTTTTACGTCAACTCCCCATATGGCATCGCCATGGCCCACAATGGCAACCTCACCAACGTGAGTGAGGTGAAGGAAGAAATCTTCCAGCAGGACCTGCGCCACATCAACACCGACTCCGATTCCGAAGTGTTGCTGAATGTGTTCGCCCACGAACTGCTGGAACAGCGCAAGCTACAGCCCAAAGCGGAAGATATCTTTACCGCAATGCGCGCGGTACATAAGCGCGTTCGCGGCGGCTACGCCTGTGTGGCATTGATTGTCGGCTACGGCGTCGTCGCCTTCCGCGATCCCAATGGCATTCGCCCGCTGGTCTACGGCAAGCGCGAAACCGACAAGGGCACCGAATACATGGTGGCCTCTGAATCCGTCGCGCTGGATGTGGGCGGCTACACCCTGGTACGCGATGTGGCGCCGGGTGAGTGCATTTACATCGAACTGGATGGCACCGTGCATTCGGAGCAGTGTGCGGAAAACCCGTCACTGAACCCGTGTATTTTCGAGCATGTGTACTTTGCCCGTCCGGACTCGATCATGGATGGTGTTTCCGTACACAAGGCGCGCCTGCGTCAGGGGGAGCACCTGGCAGAGAAGATTCTGCGCGAACGCCCGGATCACGATATCGACGTGGTCATCCCGATCCCGGATTCCTCCCGCTCCGCCGGCCAGATGGTGGCGCACCGTCTGGGTGTAAAATTCCGGGAAGGGATGGTGAAGAACCGCTACATCGGCCGTACCTTCATCATGCCAGGTCAGAAGCAGCGTAAAAAATCTGTGCGTCAGAAGTTGAATCCGATCGAGCTGGAGTTCCGCGGCAAGAATGTGTTGCTGGTGGATGATTCGATTGTGCGCGGTACTACGTGCAAGCAGATTATCCAGATGGCACGCGAGGCGGGTGCCAATAAGGTGTACTTCGCGTCTGCGGCGCCGGCGGTCAAGTACCCGAATGTGTACGGTATTGATATGCCTTCGGCCTCTGAGTTGGTTGCGCACGGTCGCACGACGGAAGAGGTCTGTGAGGAGATTGGTGCGGACTGGCTGATTTATCAGGAGCTGGAAGATCTGGTGGAGTCTTCTGCGGAAGGTAACAGTGAGATCAAAGAGTTCGATTGCGCGGTATTCAATGGCAAGTACATCACCGGCGATGTAACCGAGGAATACCTGGAAAGCCTGCACGCGGCGCGCAATGACAATGCGAAGTCCAGTAAGGGCAATGATAGTTCGTTGTAACTTCTCACTATCTAGACCAGTCTAAGTATCACTTCGGCCCACCAATCGGTGGGCCGAAGTGTTTTAGTCTAACGCTAAAGCACCGCTACCATCAGAACTACGAGGTTTTACCGGGCCCCGGGAACTCCGTAGTGTCCTGTAGTGGCGCCAGAGCATCGGGTATCCGTTTTCAAAACCGCTGTGTATACATCCCTGTACGCTGCGGCGGCGACGTCCCTGTCGCCGACGCTTTTGAAAACGGATCCCCGCTACTCTGGCTTCACGTCAGATTACTGCACTTCGTAGTGCTCTCTCGCCCGAGTCTCTTGTTTCTGCGTTTTTCTTTTTCTTGGGGTAAGATTACCGCTTCCAATCACACAGACCCGGGACGGTTAATCCATGTTTGAAGACGACGGCTACGCACTGGAAACGCTGGCGGTACGTGCAGGCCAGAGCCGGTCGGCGGAAGGCGAGCACTCCGAATCCATCTACGCCACCTCCAGTTACGTCTTTCCCTCCGCGGCAGAAGCCGCCGCGCGTTTCTCCGGGGAATCCCCCGGCAACGTCTACTCGCGCTACACCAATCCCACCGTGCGCATGTTCGAACAACGCATCGCCGCCATGGAAGGAGGGGAGGCCGCCGTCGCCACGTCCAGCGGTATGGCCGCCATTCTCAGCCTGTGCATGGCCACCCTGAAAAGCGGCGACAAAGTCATCTGCTCCCGCAGCGTCTTCGGCACCACCACCGCGCTGTTTACCCGCTACATGATCAAGTTCGGGGTAGAGGTCACCTTTGTCGATCTCACCGACTTCAATGGGTGGAAAGACGCCCTCGACGGCAAGACCAAGCTGCTGTTTATGGAAACCCCGTCCAATCCGCTGTGCGAAGTCGCCGACATCCGCGCCATGGCCGACCTCGCCCACAGCGCCGGTGCCCAGCTGGTAGTGGACAACTGCTTCTGTACCCCCGCACTACAGCGCCCGCTCGACCTCGGTGCCGATATCGTCGTGCACTCCGCCACCAAATTCCTCGACGGTCAGGGCCGCTGCGTGGGTGGTGTTGTGGTGGGCAAAAAGGAAGTCATGGACGAAATCGTCATCTTCCTGCGCACCTGCGGCCCCAGCAT
The Microbulbifer celer DNA segment above includes these coding regions:
- a CDS encoding CvpA family protein, with product MNWADWTILAIIAISTLIGLGRGFVREVLSLLTWVAAFVVAMMFRDQLAPLLSNLVDTPSLQAIAAFAILFIFTLLAGAGLNMTLSAFVEATGLSGTDRVLGMVFGLFRGCIIVLALLIFAPALAPVNEDGWWQESSLIPHFLGFEDRAREAAGAIKEFFAGKIE
- a CDS encoding O-succinylhomoserine sulfhydrylase; its protein translation is MFEDDGYALETLAVRAGQSRSAEGEHSESIYATSSYVFPSAAEAAARFSGESPGNVYSRYTNPTVRMFEQRIAAMEGGEAAVATSSGMAAILSLCMATLKSGDKVICSRSVFGTTTALFTRYMIKFGVEVTFVDLTDFNGWKDALDGKTKLLFMETPSNPLCEVADIRAMADLAHSAGAQLVVDNCFCTPALQRPLDLGADIVVHSATKFLDGQGRCVGGVVVGKKEVMDEIVIFLRTCGPSMSPFNAWVFLKGLETLKLRMQAHCTSALDIAWWLSEQPAVEKVNFVGLPSHPGHQLAAAQQSGFGAVFSFAVKGGREAAWKVIDACNIFSVTANLGDAKSTIVHPATTTHGRLSDEDKERAGISENLIRISVGLENVEDLKADLARGLSTLT
- the purF gene encoding amidophosphoribosyltransferase, translating into MCGIVGIVGKSDVNLQLYDALTLLQHRGQDAAGIVTCDGDRLNQQKANGLVRDVFRARHMQRLTGNFGIGHVRYPTAGSSGPALAQPFYVNSPYGIAMAHNGNLTNVSEVKEEIFQQDLRHINTDSDSEVLLNVFAHELLEQRKLQPKAEDIFTAMRAVHKRVRGGYACVALIVGYGVVAFRDPNGIRPLVYGKRETDKGTEYMVASESVALDVGGYTLVRDVAPGECIYIELDGTVHSEQCAENPSLNPCIFEHVYFARPDSIMDGVSVHKARLRQGEHLAEKILRERPDHDIDVVIPIPDSSRSAGQMVAHRLGVKFREGMVKNRYIGRTFIMPGQKQRKKSVRQKLNPIELEFRGKNVLLVDDSIVRGTTCKQIIQMAREAGANKVYFASAAPAVKYPNVYGIDMPSASELVAHGRTTEEVCEEIGADWLIYQELEDLVESSAEGNSEIKEFDCAVFNGKYITGDVTEEYLESLHAARNDNAKSSKGNDSSL
- a CDS encoding SPOR domain-containing protein, with the translated sequence MASRNSDSANPSSKTTRNTQSRRLNDGVRQRVVGALVLVALAVIFLPSLLDREGARYIDITSQIPEPPDIQPIAIAEPEPVVDVAPAPPVNEVFQPEFKEQFGPAPDPDAPLAAAESDNLEPVTSGSDSKPSEATTRVQTETAEEPTSLPKPDAQQKAKKAEVSTAKETRLDAAGLPEGWVVQVAAYSKEASADRMRDKLLDAGFRAYTRAVETPKGRFVRVFVGPKLERADAESEKRRLDQLLKTETLVLRYKA